Proteins encoded by one window of Lathyrus oleraceus cultivar Zhongwan6 chromosome 1, CAAS_Psat_ZW6_1.0, whole genome shotgun sequence:
- the LOC127097174 gene encoding secreted RxLR effector protein 161-like, whose protein sequence is MDNCKAMSTPMGSGTYVDQDKSGISIDITKYRANPKESHLTAVKRIMKYLKGTTNVGLWYPKGSICNLVGYSDADYAGCKTDRKSTSGTCHILENALV, encoded by the exons ATGGATAATTGCAAGGCAATGTCTACTCCGATGGGATCCggaacttatgttgatcaagatAAATCAGGTATTTCGATTGATATAAcaaagtatcgag CAAATCCAAAGGAGTCACATCTCACCGCTGTTAAGAGAATCATGAAATATCTCAAGGGAACAACAAATGTCGGcctatggtatcctaaaggtagtatTTGCAATTTAGTTGGTTATTCTGACGCTGACTATGCAGGATGTAAAACTGATCGAAAAAGTACTAGTGGTACATGTCACATCCTTGAAAATGCATTAGTTTAG